In Phaseolus vulgaris cultivar G19833 chromosome 10, P. vulgaris v2.0, whole genome shotgun sequence, a single genomic region encodes these proteins:
- the LOC137817935 gene encoding uncharacterized protein encodes MAEIDASQAYSEELCKANEELRKSLQQLEQRSTVKRGFGHDVDRCIALGNQLAGLVKDRFLKEYLEENQETKQEVAPGDQVHEVPVHSERNTISGGFSGERCTASKRKKYAREVMAVKVRKPDKPTKLTLCFTSSDLEDVVPHEDDPVVISVVTVGRRVHRVPIDHGSLADVMFWLTFNNLQFSPDQLRSYDGCLFGFMGDQVEVRGHVELRMNFSYGTSASTINIRYIVVNVVSAYNLLLGRPSLNRLVAVASTRHMKMKFPSLDGGVITIKSD; translated from the exons ATGGCGGAGATAGATGCTTCGCAAGCATACAGTGAGGAATTGTGCAAGGCCAACGAGGAATTGCGCAAGAGTCTACAACAGCTTGAGCAACGCTCTACAGTGAAACGAG GATTTGGGCACGACGTGGATAGATGTATAGCTCTGGGCAATCAATTGGCAGGTTTAGTAAAGGACAGATTCTTGAAAGAATATCTGGAGGAGAACCAAGAAACAAAACAAGAGGTTGCTCCTGGGGATCAAGTGCATGAGGTACCAGTCCATAGCGAGCGGAACACCATCTCAGGAGGATTCTCGGGAGAGAGGTGCACTGCCTCCAAGCGTAAAAAATACGCGAGGGAGGTAATGGCAGTAAAGGTGAGGAAACCTGACAAACCAACAAAGCTCACCCTCTGCTTTACGAGTTCTGATTTGGAAGACGTGGTCCCACATGAAGATGATCCAGTGGTGATATCCGTCGTCACCGTTGGAAGGAGAGTACATCGAGTTCCCATCGACCATGGGAGCTTAgctgatgtgatgttctggctaACATTCAATAATTTACAGTTCTCACCTGACCAGTTAAGATCGTATGATGGTTGCTTGTTTGGATTTATGGGAGATCAGGTTGAGGTACGTGGACATGTTGAGCTGAGGATGAATTTCTCATATGGCACCTCAGCTAGCACGATCAACATTAGGTATATAGTAGTTAATGTTGTCTCGGCCTACAATTTGCTTTTGGGAAGACCCTCTTTGAATAGGCTAGTTGCGGTGGcctcaacgaggcacatgaagatgaagtttccCTCCCTTGATGGAGgagtgatcaccatcaagtctgaTTAG
- the LOC137817936 gene encoding uncharacterized protein encodes MTSSRWLALAKFLKKAKSTKEGGDVVASDVPTVASLPIPPPSASPPPIAAVPLAMASTPASARPNKGKRVLIVDSDSEDSGTALVSHKRRATGLTASPAAPPGDGNSLRDDPPSATSPPPPPAHEEREERIDSVPPPSPLPHRDAAEASGSAPPVSVPGSTSRKPRIPRSIHRELTQGFTEGMSPTDPQKGGGMPYYMGAFLAVAIKWRTQARNAIKGREALRKLRQEVGALKEEKQNWGLKEEASQSLLKLAHESRERAEAYARELEQAHAAQLAQLTSYQIQNIGLQEAALTSEVQRRKLDELDAAWRQKLGEREDALAAKVDALSLLQAEASKLRVEKEFLEKQLTSKDSRITELEGEVQELTGEMAGAFEEGFQEALTQASCKNPGINISNCDPTHHVVDGKVVPMDLDD; translated from the coding sequence atgacttcctCAAGATGGCTTGCTCTTGCCAAATTTTTGAAGAAGGCAAAATCTACCAAAGAAGGTGGGGACGTCGTCGCCTCTGACGTGCCCACCGTCGCTTCCCTACCGATTCCTCCACCGtctgcttctcctcctcccATTGCTGCAGTTCCATTAGCCATGGCGTCGACCCCTGCCTCAGCGCGCCctaacaaagggaaaagggtgttGATAGTAGATTCTGACAGCGAAGACTCGGGTACTGCCCTGGTTTCCCATAAGAGGAGGGCTACGGGTCTCACTGCCTCACCCGCCGCGCCCCCCGGCGATGGGAActctctcagggacgatcctccTAGTGCCACCTCACCGCCGCCTCCACCAGCCCACGAGGAGCGAGAGGAAAGGATTGACTCGGTTCCCCCGCCTTCGCCGTTGCCGCATCGTGACGCAGCTGAAGCCTCGGGCTCCGCCCCTCCTGTATCAGTCCCTGGCTCGACCTCGCGCAAACCCCGGATTCCTCGTTCcattcatagggagttgacgcagggcttcaccgaaggaatgtcgccgactgatcctcaaaaagggggaggcatgccttattatatgGGGGCCTTCCTGGCGGTGGCAATCAAGTGGCGCACTCAGGCTCGAAATGCTATCAAAGGGAGGGAGGCTCTCCGCAAGCTGAGACAAGAGGTGGGggcgttgaaggaggagaagcaAAACTGGGGActcaaggaggaagcttcccaatctCTGCTAAAACTGGCCCATGAGAGCAGGGAGAGAGCTGAGGCGTACGCGCGAGAACTGGAACAGGCGCATGCCGCTCAACTAGCCCAGCTCACCTCCTATCAAATCCAAAACATTGGCCTCCAGGAGGCGGCTCTTACATCCGAGGTGCAGCGAAGAAAACTTGATGAGTTGGatgctgcttggaggcagaagctAGGTGAGAGAGAGGACGCCTTGGCTGCGAAGGTTGACGCGTTGAGCCTTCTCCAAGCCGAGGCTAGCAAGCTCCGCGTGGAGAAAGAATTCCTGGAGAAGCAATTGACATCCAAGGATTCCAGGATTACGGAACTAGAGGGGGAGGTCCAAGAActgactggggagatggcgggggcgtttgaggagggcttccaagaggctctgacccaggcgtcctgcaaGAACCCgggcatcaatatttcgaactgcgaccccacacaccatgtcgtcgacgggaaggtcgtgcccatggacttggatgactga